The Chloroflexota bacterium genome segment CGCCCGGCTTGAGCAGGTTGATGATCTTGCGAAATGCGCGCGGCCGGTCGCCCGGGGGCAGATGCATCCAGACAGCGCTCAGAAGGATCAGATCAAACGACAGGCCGGATTTGGAGACGGTGGCGAGTGCCGGTAGCCGGTCATCGATCCATCGGATGGCGGCCTGCGCATGTATTGCCGCTCCGGCGGCCCGCATGGATGCGGAAGGCTCTGCCGCCACGACGTCGTAGCCCTTGGCTGACAGCCAGGCGGCGTCACGGCCGCTGCCAGCGCCGATGTCCAAGACCGTGGCCGAGCCCTTGGGTAGCAAGTCACGAAGCCAGCGGTGGACCGTATCGGAAGTCAAGCCCTCGTACTGC includes the following:
- a CDS encoding class I SAM-dependent methyltransferase, producing MADPIAWYDSNSEAVIAQYEGLTSDTVHRWLRDLLPKGSATVLDIGAGSGRDAAWLSAKGYDVVAAEPSASMRAAGAAIHAQAAIRWIDDRLPALATVSKSGLSFDLILLSAVWMHLPPGDRPRAFRKIINLLKPG